In the Arthrobacter sp. 31Y genome, one interval contains:
- a CDS encoding LysR substrate-binding domain-containing protein has protein sequence MDFHHLKYFVVLSEELHFGRAAQRLHMAQPPLSQRIKDLEKELGVLLFHRRRTGVELSEAGALLLEHARGVLDHMAMAQESMRRIRPGASGILQVAVPPDTNPVALSTMASSFAASAPDVLLNLHELTTVEQVERLRDGELDVAVVRHPLSSVGFESGPLFSRALGVVLNASHPLASHESVRLGDLTGNPLIIFPRHMAPTLYDSFLQTCRDSGYLPAAIVHARNQHFTHGLIMAGRGVHFNEEPWTPLPSGIVWRPLVGEPLAWRTSALWLKSRRSAETDAFVAAVGAGLEAGGHG, from the coding sequence ATGGACTTCCACCATCTCAAGTACTTCGTTGTCCTCTCCGAAGAACTTCATTTCGGGCGGGCAGCACAGCGTCTGCACATGGCCCAGCCTCCACTGTCGCAGCGGATCAAAGACCTGGAGAAAGAGCTCGGGGTGCTGCTGTTTCATCGGCGACGCACCGGCGTCGAGCTGTCCGAGGCAGGCGCGCTGCTGTTGGAACATGCCCGCGGGGTCTTGGACCACATGGCCATGGCGCAGGAATCGATGCGGCGCATCCGGCCTGGAGCGTCGGGCATCCTGCAGGTGGCGGTGCCGCCGGACACGAACCCGGTTGCCTTGTCCACGATGGCTTCTTCTTTTGCCGCGTCTGCGCCCGATGTTCTGCTCAACCTGCACGAGCTCACCACCGTGGAGCAGGTTGAGCGGTTGCGCGACGGCGAACTGGACGTCGCCGTGGTGCGTCACCCTTTGAGCAGCGTGGGTTTTGAGTCGGGGCCGTTGTTTTCACGGGCACTCGGGGTGGTGCTGAATGCTTCGCACCCGCTGGCTTCGCATGAATCAGTGCGGCTGGGCGACCTGACGGGGAATCCGTTGATCATTTTCCCGCGGCACATGGCCCCTACGTTATATGACTCGTTCCTTCAGACCTGCCGCGACTCCGGGTACCTTCCCGCTGCGATTGTGCACGCGAGGAACCAGCACTTCACGCACGGGTTGATCATGGCCGGCCGCGGGGTGCACTTCAATGAGGAGCCGTGGACGCCGTTGCCTTCAGGGATTGTGTGGCGTCCGTTGGTTGGTGAGCCGTTGGCGTGGCGAACGTCGGCGCTGTGGCTGAAGAGCCGACGATCAGCCGAGACGGACGCGTTTGTTGCGGCAGTCGGGGCGGGGTTGGAAGCGGGTGGGCATGGGTGA
- a CDS encoding APC family permease codes for MSENSLPLANDLKRSIDWKQGLSISLGVPLLILPSLGYIPMYLSAAAIVIWGLSVIQGFMQNAAYAEMATTFPKASGLPGYAQHIFRTENYKGKYDKGKLIGGFSAWSYWFAWNPVLAIFSILVGGYLHGLFPVLAATFTSYQLSLLSGLVIFTGLFVVNWFGLKDGAILGYVLAAVSLLPLVILSVAPFATGHVDLANITSNWLPADWAWDMHHVLILFGIFAIAQWSACGWETAAIYGPEYKNPAKDVPKALFACGTICFFSYVLVQTAVIGVLGVDGVAAEPISPLIPVAQAVFGNAGSVITIIMLIAAMVLIIQTAYLGSSRAMHSMSAEGNLPKVFGKTNRHGTPFVALLVTAAFNMVLISMGSMAAILAAAAIGYTCANGISLFAYVKAVKHPNLAKLERPFRAPRGWKHIAMLFGLFNLPLCLVGVVYLNSLEIGWTSTWLGFIVLALYIPIWFYSQGESRRSKRRRASAHPSDQDPDSDAADLDKLPTMT; via the coding sequence ATGAGTGAAAACAGTTTGCCTCTTGCAAACGATCTAAAAAGGTCAATTGATTGGAAGCAGGGCTTATCAATTTCGCTGGGGGTGCCACTGCTCATACTGCCTTCTTTGGGATACATTCCAATGTACTTATCTGCCGCAGCCATAGTTATCTGGGGTTTGTCCGTCATTCAAGGCTTCATGCAAAACGCTGCCTACGCCGAAATGGCCACCACTTTTCCCAAGGCTTCGGGGCTTCCCGGTTATGCGCAGCACATATTTCGGACCGAGAACTACAAGGGCAAGTACGACAAGGGCAAGCTGATCGGCGGGTTCAGCGCCTGGAGCTACTGGTTCGCTTGGAACCCGGTGCTGGCAATCTTCTCCATCCTGGTGGGCGGCTACCTGCATGGGCTGTTCCCGGTGCTGGCGGCGACGTTCACCTCTTACCAGCTCTCGTTGCTTTCAGGTCTGGTGATATTCACGGGACTGTTCGTGGTCAACTGGTTTGGCCTGAAGGACGGCGCGATCTTGGGTTACGTCCTGGCGGCGGTTTCCTTGCTGCCACTTGTCATCTTGTCTGTGGCACCCTTTGCCACCGGACATGTTGACTTGGCGAACATCACCAGCAATTGGCTGCCGGCCGACTGGGCCTGGGACATGCACCACGTACTGATCCTGTTTGGCATCTTCGCCATCGCACAGTGGAGCGCCTGTGGCTGGGAGACGGCCGCGATCTACGGTCCGGAGTACAAGAACCCGGCCAAAGATGTCCCCAAGGCGCTGTTTGCCTGCGGCACCATCTGCTTCTTCTCCTACGTTCTGGTCCAGACTGCAGTGATCGGAGTCCTGGGCGTTGACGGTGTAGCAGCCGAACCCATCTCGCCGTTGATTCCAGTGGCCCAGGCTGTCTTCGGCAATGCCGGCTCTGTCATCACCATCATCATGCTGATTGCTGCAATGGTCCTGATCATCCAGACGGCCTATTTGGGTTCCTCCCGTGCCATGCACTCAATGTCGGCCGAAGGAAATCTCCCCAAGGTCTTCGGTAAGACCAACCGCCACGGCACCCCGTTTGTCGCCTTGCTTGTCACTGCAGCATTCAACATGGTCCTCATCTCGATGGGATCCATGGCGGCAATTCTCGCGGCGGCCGCCATCGGCTACACCTGCGCCAACGGCATCAGCCTGTTTGCCTATGTCAAAGCCGTGAAGCACCCGAATCTTGCCAAACTGGAACGGCCCTTCAGGGCACCCAGGGGCTGGAAGCACATCGCCATGCTTTTCGGCCTCTTCAACCTCCCGCTGTGCTTGGTTGGTGTGGTGTACCTCAACAGCCTGGAGATCGGGTGGACCTCAACATGGCTGGGCTTCATTGTTCTGGCCCTCTACATCCCCATATGGTTCTACTCCCAGGGCGAATCCAGGCGCTCGAAGCGTCGGCGGGCCAGCGCTCATCCTTCAGATCAGGACCCCGACAGCGACGCCGCGGATTTGGACAAACTTCCAACCATGACGTGA
- a CDS encoding cupin domain-containing protein, with protein sequence MSTAASSQPLAPVTAEKIDLWPGSAMKPMKAEWQRLRCRFINADPVGSWDEFILSEWELTSCGWEDFHPHTETNFVLEGELHVESEGKTVILKPGDSARVNRGQLGTYWAPVYARMLTVYGPNPRGVDSHSFRYFEL encoded by the coding sequence ATGTCAACTGCCGCTTCCTCTCAGCCCCTGGCGCCCGTAACGGCGGAGAAAATCGACCTCTGGCCGGGGAGTGCCATGAAGCCCATGAAAGCTGAATGGCAACGATTGCGCTGCAGGTTCATCAACGCTGATCCTGTGGGCAGTTGGGATGAATTCATCCTGTCTGAATGGGAGTTGACGTCCTGCGGCTGGGAAGACTTCCACCCGCACACCGAGACCAATTTCGTCCTCGAGGGAGAACTGCACGTCGAGAGTGAAGGCAAGACGGTCATTCTGAAGCCAGGCGATTCAGCGCGGGTGAACCGTGGGCAACTCGGCACGTACTGGGCTCCCGTTTACGCGCGAATGCTCACCGTCTACGGACCCAACCCGCGTGGAGTGGACTCGCACTCCTTCAGATACTTCGAACTCTGA
- a CDS encoding cupin domain-containing protein: METALVGTLSTAGSIHKVEGGYIGLPSMNEPGSIAAIGDSLHNPAGSAMCAGFFELKASEPLVYTYTYDEMKVVVQGEFILTDQSTGETTHAKERDVLFFPKGTTVKFETPDYALGFFVGDRNFAA, from the coding sequence ATGGAAACCGCCCTCGTAGGAACGCTCAGCACAGCTGGATCCATTCATAAAGTAGAGGGCGGTTATATCGGCCTGCCCTCAATGAACGAGCCGGGATCCATCGCTGCCATCGGTGATTCCCTACATAACCCTGCCGGCTCAGCCATGTGCGCGGGTTTCTTTGAACTCAAAGCCTCCGAGCCGCTGGTGTATACGTACACCTACGACGAGATGAAGGTTGTGGTCCAAGGCGAATTCATCCTCACGGACCAGTCCACCGGAGAAACCACCCACGCCAAAGAGCGTGACGTGTTGTTCTTCCCCAAGGGAACCACCGTCAAGTTCGAGACCCCTGACTATGCTCTGGGGTTCTTCGTCGGCGATCGCAATTTCGCAGCCTAA
- a CDS encoding NAD(P)-binding domain-containing protein, with protein sequence MALRVGIIGAGPSGLAQLRAFESARQKGATIPEIMCFEKRDDWGGQWNNSWRIGLDDRGEPVHSSMYRHLWSNGPKECLEFSDYSFDEHFGRPISSFPPREVLFDYIKGRVEKSDVRKYVRFNSVARHTSYNEATQEFTLTVEDLKTNLTETHVFDKLVVATGHFSVPAVPEFKGIKTFPGEVLHAHDFRGAERFYGKKLLMIGSSYSAEDIGMQAHKMGAESITLSYRSAPMGYRWPGTTVERPLVTHFEGSTAYFSDGTQDDFDAVVLCTGYQHKYPFLPSGLSLKSPNVLYPAGLYKGVVWQQNTNLFYLGAQDQYYTFNMFDAQAWFARDVMTGRIDLPSLAEREADIQHWLQRLAALPDHDAEADFQTDYLRELIAATDYPPFDLDAVCQLFKDWMHHKHDDILGYRDMLHRSVVTGTMATKHHTRWLNAMDDSLERYLNGPSQDLGNVSPDDLSETVTAR encoded by the coding sequence GTGGCATTGAGAGTCGGAATCATTGGTGCCGGACCCAGCGGCCTGGCACAACTGCGCGCCTTTGAATCAGCACGTCAAAAGGGCGCCACCATCCCCGAAATCATGTGTTTCGAGAAACGTGATGACTGGGGCGGGCAGTGGAACAACAGTTGGCGTATTGGTCTGGACGATCGCGGCGAGCCAGTGCACTCAAGCATGTATCGCCATCTGTGGTCCAACGGGCCCAAGGAGTGCCTGGAATTCTCGGACTACTCTTTTGACGAGCACTTCGGCCGGCCCATTTCCTCCTTCCCGCCCCGTGAAGTTCTCTTCGACTACATCAAGGGACGAGTAGAAAAGTCCGACGTACGCAAGTACGTCAGGTTCAACAGCGTTGCCCGCCACACCAGCTACAACGAGGCCACACAGGAATTCACGCTGACGGTTGAGGACCTCAAGACGAACCTCACCGAGACCCATGTGTTCGACAAGTTGGTGGTTGCCACCGGTCACTTCTCCGTTCCCGCAGTCCCCGAGTTCAAGGGCATCAAGACTTTCCCGGGCGAGGTTCTGCACGCTCACGACTTCCGCGGTGCCGAGCGTTTCTACGGCAAGAAGCTGCTCATGATCGGCAGCAGCTATTCCGCCGAGGACATCGGCATGCAGGCCCACAAAATGGGTGCGGAGTCCATCACGCTAAGCTACCGCTCTGCGCCGATGGGCTACCGCTGGCCAGGGACAACGGTGGAGCGGCCGCTGGTCACGCACTTCGAGGGGAGCACCGCATACTTCAGCGATGGCACCCAAGACGACTTTGACGCCGTCGTACTTTGCACCGGATACCAACACAAGTATCCGTTCCTGCCCAGCGGGCTGTCGTTGAAGTCGCCGAACGTGCTGTACCCGGCCGGCCTCTATAAAGGAGTGGTGTGGCAGCAGAACACCAATCTGTTCTACTTGGGCGCCCAGGACCAGTACTACACCTTCAATATGTTCGATGCTCAGGCCTGGTTTGCCCGCGATGTCATGACTGGGAGGATCGACCTGCCATCCCTCGCTGAGCGTGAGGCTGACATCCAGCACTGGCTCCAGCGCCTGGCCGCGCTGCCGGACCATGATGCAGAAGCCGACTTCCAGACGGATTACCTGCGCGAACTCATAGCCGCAACCGACTACCCGCCGTTCGATTTGGATGCTGTCTGCCAGTTGTTCAAGGACTGGATGCACCACAAACACGACGACATCCTGGGCTACCGCGATATGCTCCACCGCTCGGTGGTCACCGGCACCATGGCCACCAAGCACCACACCCGTTGGCTGAATGCCATGGATGACTCGTTGGAGCGGTACCTGAACGGCCCCTCGCAGGATCTGGGTAACGTCTCCCCGGACGATCTCAGTGAGACCGTAACCGCCAGGTAG
- a CDS encoding TetR/AcrR family transcriptional regulator, translating to MRVSAKDRKEQLIAATVELMRREGVQSVTMRAIAKEANAPLATANYCFSGKDELMEAAAEAWLKNLSSFSGEVPVHLGLRKAVEQVAEGYWRALEEEPASLIAEIELILWATRNAPVSPLAAKIYPAYEVELGDIFSAAAESNGDECLIGIPALVRAFLMIYDGATLQYLTDPTAADHRALFFMTLDALLTKAGV from the coding sequence ATGCGGGTTTCCGCAAAAGATCGAAAAGAACAGCTGATAGCGGCAACTGTGGAACTCATGAGGCGTGAGGGTGTCCAGTCGGTGACCATGCGGGCTATCGCCAAAGAAGCCAATGCTCCTTTGGCTACGGCCAACTATTGCTTCAGCGGTAAGGACGAGCTCATGGAGGCAGCCGCCGAGGCCTGGCTGAAGAATCTCAGCAGTTTTTCCGGTGAAGTCCCTGTCCACCTAGGCCTTCGCAAGGCAGTGGAACAAGTAGCCGAAGGTTACTGGCGGGCGCTCGAAGAGGAACCTGCCAGCCTCATCGCTGAGATTGAGCTCATTCTGTGGGCGACACGGAATGCTCCCGTCAGCCCGCTGGCCGCGAAAATTTATCCCGCCTACGAAGTGGAACTCGGGGACATTTTCTCTGCCGCGGCGGAAAGCAACGGCGACGAATGCCTAATCGGCATCCCTGCACTCGTACGGGCTTTCCTGATGATCTACGACGGAGCAACACTTCAGTATCTGACGGACCCGACGGCGGCAGATCACCGCGCGCTGTTCTTCATGACTTTGGATGCACTACTGACCAAGGCGGGAGTCTGA
- a CDS encoding MarR family transcriptional regulator, whose protein sequence is MDATAQGRAMELLGRFNDQMTGVVDDAFGTQWAEIEEILSITVLMTDHAVSTRRLAEISGMDRRAVSRMVARLRSEDLVVTRRSDADGRVVEVVLTDHGERRTEMLRTSITDFFRQSRDLAHEIAQGLQSAGDSAEAGTSSDPIDLLRRVCEAGASLVGFMPDAVTRGQLAARQRAALVQITTRSGVRPNDLPPSLAVSPAGAAYIVDQLCAKGFVRRRRGAVPEDGRAVVLEATTEGVLAVRAVMEGIEHQRQMLAHLFAEVALWGRPEVAVDSSRAAADR, encoded by the coding sequence ATGGATGCGACGGCGCAGGGCCGGGCCATGGAGTTACTGGGGCGGTTTAACGACCAGATGACCGGTGTCGTCGATGATGCTTTCGGCACGCAGTGGGCGGAGATCGAAGAGATCCTGTCGATCACCGTCCTCATGACTGATCACGCTGTGTCGACCCGAAGGCTCGCGGAGATCAGCGGGATGGACCGACGTGCCGTCTCGCGGATGGTCGCTCGCTTGCGTTCGGAAGATCTGGTTGTTACGCGTCGATCGGATGCCGATGGGCGGGTCGTCGAGGTCGTGCTCACCGACCACGGCGAGCGGCGGACGGAGATGTTGCGCACGTCGATCACCGATTTCTTCCGTCAGAGCAGGGATCTCGCCCACGAGATCGCCCAGGGCCTACAGTCCGCCGGCGACTCGGCGGAAGCCGGTACATCCTCCGACCCGATCGATCTGCTTCGGCGGGTCTGCGAGGCGGGTGCGTCGCTCGTCGGGTTCATGCCCGATGCCGTGACCCGGGGACAGCTGGCCGCCCGCCAGCGAGCGGCGCTCGTGCAAATCACGACCCGGAGCGGCGTCCGCCCCAATGATCTCCCGCCCTCGCTGGCGGTATCTCCAGCCGGAGCTGCGTACATCGTCGACCAGCTGTGCGCGAAGGGGTTCGTCCGCCGCCGCCGCGGCGCAGTGCCCGAAGATGGGCGCGCCGTCGTGTTGGAGGCCACCACCGAGGGGGTGCTGGCGGTGCGTGCGGTGATGGAAGGGATCGAGCACCAGCGCCAAATGCTTGCGCACCTGTTCGCTGAGGTGGCGCTGTGGGGCCGCCCAGAAGTCGCTGTCGACTCATCCCGGGCGGCCGCGGACCGCTAG
- a CDS encoding CPBP family intramembrane glutamic endopeptidase, whose protein sequence is MGETLKVRPRVWIGLAIYVGYATVVFTVQAFSGVRYDELGESGSNLFLGAGLSLIIAAVLLAITTSLLGWWRPALFEQHRSVRWPIIAPILMAVALVFNLIATDWAAYDGAFLAASLVILLVGFTEELTTRGLLLTALRSRLAEVWVWLLTSALFAAMHLLNATSGQALGATIQQVVFAFVGGTVFYILRRVTGTLIWAMVLHGLWDFSTFAVTHGTVGPLAAIGATINLLAGALALISVAFVIRGANERISAPTPSIA, encoded by the coding sequence ATGGGTGAGACTTTGAAGGTTCGGCCGCGGGTCTGGATCGGACTGGCGATTTACGTCGGCTACGCTACCGTCGTCTTTACCGTGCAGGCGTTCTCCGGAGTCCGCTACGACGAGCTCGGCGAGAGCGGCAGCAATCTATTCCTGGGCGCTGGCCTCTCCCTCATCATCGCCGCCGTGCTATTGGCGATCACCACGAGTCTTCTCGGCTGGTGGCGGCCCGCACTGTTCGAGCAGCACCGAAGCGTCAGGTGGCCGATCATCGCGCCGATCCTGATGGCGGTCGCCTTGGTCTTCAACCTCATCGCCACCGACTGGGCCGCCTACGACGGTGCGTTCTTGGCCGCCTCCCTCGTGATCCTGCTCGTCGGGTTCACCGAGGAACTCACCACACGCGGTCTCCTCCTCACCGCCCTCCGCAGCCGCCTCGCCGAAGTCTGGGTCTGGCTACTCACCTCCGCCCTCTTCGCAGCCATGCACCTACTCAACGCAACCTCCGGGCAGGCGCTTGGCGCGACCATCCAGCAAGTGGTCTTCGCATTCGTCGGCGGCACCGTCTTCTACATCCTCCGCCGCGTCACCGGCACCCTCATCTGGGCCATGGTGCTCCACGGTCTCTGGGACTTCTCCACATTCGCCGTCACCCACGGCACAGTCGGGCCCCTCGCCGCCATCGGTGCTACCATCAACCTCCTCGCCGGCGCCCTCGCTCTCATCAGCGTCGCGTTCGTCATCCGCGGCGCGAACGAACGCATTAGCGCACCGACCCCCTCCATCGCGTAA
- a CDS encoding Gfo/Idh/MocA family protein: MTVSLPSGRPLGVAVFGYAFMGKAHSNAWRNVASFFDVPAFEQKVLVGRDASAVAAAAAKYGWAESATDWRSVISRDDIDIVDICAPGWMHAEIAIAALAAGKHVLVEKPLANTLGEAELMAEAAASAQARGVQSMIGFNYRRVPALSLARELIAEGRLGTVRHVRAAYLQDWLSDVDAPMSWRLRKETAGSGALGDIASHAIDQVQHLTGQTVTEVTGTLRTFVAERPSAAGLEKVTVDDAAWATLGMTGGLSASVEASRVATGQKNSLKIEIYGSLGSLTFDLENLNELGFLDATLPVREQGFRRILVNEPEHPYAAAWWPQGHVIGWEHTFTHQVRDFLLAIRDGSQPSPSFADGLQIQRVLAAVEESARNRSVVTEVPAVTKGIGDLQALGAK, encoded by the coding sequence ATGACCGTTTCTCTTCCTAGTGGCCGTCCGCTGGGTGTGGCCGTGTTCGGTTACGCCTTCATGGGCAAGGCCCATTCGAATGCGTGGCGGAATGTAGCCAGCTTCTTCGACGTCCCGGCCTTCGAGCAGAAAGTGCTCGTCGGCCGGGACGCCTCGGCCGTGGCCGCGGCTGCCGCCAAGTATGGCTGGGCCGAATCCGCCACGGACTGGCGTTCCGTGATTTCGCGGGACGACATCGACATTGTGGACATCTGCGCGCCCGGTTGGATGCACGCCGAAATCGCCATCGCGGCTTTGGCTGCCGGGAAGCATGTGCTCGTGGAGAAGCCGCTCGCCAACACTCTGGGTGAGGCCGAATTGATGGCGGAAGCGGCCGCTTCCGCCCAGGCCCGGGGCGTACAGTCGATGATCGGTTTTAACTACCGTCGGGTTCCTGCACTGTCACTGGCTCGGGAGCTGATTGCCGAAGGACGTCTCGGAACCGTGCGGCACGTTCGCGCCGCGTACCTGCAGGACTGGCTTTCCGACGTCGACGCCCCCATGAGTTGGCGGCTCCGCAAGGAGACGGCCGGCTCTGGAGCGCTGGGGGATATCGCCTCGCACGCCATCGACCAAGTCCAGCACCTCACGGGCCAGACGGTCACTGAAGTGACGGGGACGTTGCGGACGTTTGTGGCCGAACGCCCCAGTGCCGCTGGGCTGGAGAAGGTGACAGTCGACGACGCCGCGTGGGCCACTTTGGGGATGACCGGCGGCCTCAGCGCGTCGGTAGAAGCGTCACGAGTGGCTACCGGACAGAAGAACTCTTTGAAGATAGAGATCTACGGGTCTTTGGGTTCGCTGACGTTCGATCTGGAGAACCTGAACGAGCTCGGCTTCCTGGACGCTACGCTTCCGGTGCGGGAGCAGGGGTTCCGGCGGATCCTGGTCAATGAGCCCGAGCATCCCTACGCTGCAGCATGGTGGCCGCAGGGTCACGTCATCGGCTGGGAACACACCTTCACGCACCAGGTTCGCGACTTCTTGCTTGCCATTCGCGACGGAAGCCAGCCATCGCCGTCGTTCGCTGATGGGTTACAGATTCAGCGGGTGTTGGCTGCCGTCGAAGAATCTGCGCGGAACAGGAGCGTGGTGACGGAGGTTCCAGCCGTCACTAAGGGGATCGGGGATCTTCAGGCTCTGGGCGCGAAATAG
- a CDS encoding ThuA domain-containing protein, with translation MSDSKLKVVVWNEAVHEARNEPATIGEMYPEGIHGAIAAGLRGFYPDSEISTATLADPEHGLSEEVLEQTDVLLWWGHIAHQEVSDEVVERVQRHVLGGMGLVVLHSGHFAKIFTRLLGTTCSLKWRNEGERELVWTVKPSHPIAAGIESPIVIPQQEMYGELFDIPEPDDLIFISSFTGGEVFRSGVTFSRGKGRIFYFSPGDQEYPVYHQPQIQKVIANGVGWVAQPGVFREAPEVSNPARGWFE, from the coding sequence ATGTCTGATTCAAAACTGAAGGTCGTCGTCTGGAACGAGGCCGTTCACGAGGCCCGCAACGAGCCCGCAACCATCGGTGAGATGTACCCGGAAGGGATCCACGGCGCTATCGCCGCCGGACTCCGCGGCTTCTACCCGGACTCCGAAATCTCCACCGCCACCCTGGCCGATCCCGAGCATGGCCTTTCCGAGGAAGTCCTGGAGCAGACCGATGTGCTGCTGTGGTGGGGGCATATCGCGCATCAGGAAGTCAGCGACGAGGTGGTGGAGCGAGTGCAGCGCCACGTCCTCGGCGGCATGGGACTGGTGGTGCTGCACTCCGGGCATTTCGCCAAGATCTTCACTCGATTGCTGGGGACCACCTGCTCGCTGAAGTGGCGCAACGAGGGCGAACGTGAGCTCGTGTGGACGGTCAAGCCTTCGCACCCAATCGCGGCGGGCATTGAAAGCCCCATCGTGATTCCGCAGCAGGAAATGTACGGCGAACTGTTCGACATCCCGGAGCCCGATGACCTTATCTTCATCAGCTCGTTCACCGGGGGAGAGGTGTTCCGCTCCGGCGTGACGTTCTCGCGCGGCAAGGGCCGGATCTTCTACTTCAGCCCCGGCGACCAGGAATACCCGGTGTACCACCAGCCGCAGATCCAGAAGGTCATCGCCAACGGTGTTGGCTGGGTGGCGCAGCCTGGTGTGTTCCGGGAGGCGCCGGAGGTTAGTAACCCTGCGCGGGGCTGGTTCGAGTAG
- a CDS encoding Gfo/Idh/MocA family protein — MSIQQQPPSATLKVGVVGIGWAGQQHLKAYSTIPGVEIVAVAGMEADLLAQLKEEYSIPHAFARWEDMIELEGLDAVSVAVPTFLHAPIAIASLERGLHVLSEKPLARNAVEGQQMVDAARKAGRVLDVAFNHRRRGDIQALKEVIDAGTLGRPYYAKASWLRRQGIPMLGSWFTNPELAGGGPLADIGVHVLDYSLHLLGEPKVLAVSASTHSELGPRGLGGNARYTASNSSHKFEVEDFASAFIRLEGGGTLILEAGWATYRDERDLMDFTVYGTDGGADLRSVGASENPVADVHIFTEKDGENADFEVVAEPGRAHQAVVDDFIAAVRGGETVWGSHDGSLALSRALVLDACYKSALEQREVVL; from the coding sequence GTGAGCATTCAGCAGCAGCCCCCGTCCGCAACCCTCAAGGTGGGAGTTGTGGGCATTGGTTGGGCCGGCCAGCAGCACCTCAAGGCGTACAGCACCATCCCCGGCGTCGAGATTGTCGCCGTCGCGGGCATGGAAGCTGACCTCCTTGCCCAGCTGAAGGAGGAATACAGCATTCCGCACGCCTTCGCCCGCTGGGAAGACATGATCGAGCTCGAAGGCCTCGACGCCGTCAGCGTCGCCGTGCCGACGTTCCTGCACGCGCCCATCGCCATTGCGTCGCTCGAGCGGGGACTGCACGTGCTGAGCGAAAAGCCGTTGGCGCGCAACGCCGTCGAAGGTCAACAGATGGTGGACGCTGCCCGCAAGGCTGGACGAGTCCTGGACGTTGCGTTCAACCACCGCCGTCGCGGCGACATCCAGGCGCTCAAGGAAGTGATCGACGCCGGCACGCTGGGTCGCCCGTACTACGCCAAAGCATCGTGGCTCCGGCGCCAGGGCATTCCGATGCTCGGCAGCTGGTTCACCAATCCGGAACTTGCCGGCGGCGGTCCGCTCGCTGACATCGGCGTTCACGTGCTGGACTACTCCCTGCACCTGCTGGGGGAGCCGAAGGTCCTGGCGGTCTCGGCGTCGACGCACTCCGAACTCGGTCCGCGCGGCCTCGGCGGCAACGCCCGGTACACGGCGTCGAACTCCAGCCACAAGTTTGAAGTGGAGGACTTCGCCTCCGCGTTCATCCGGCTGGAAGGCGGCGGCACGCTGATCCTGGAAGCCGGATGGGCCACGTACCGCGACGAGCGAGACCTGATGGACTTCACCGTTTACGGGACCGACGGCGGAGCGGACTTGCGCTCGGTCGGCGCCTCCGAGAACCCGGTAGCGGACGTTCACATCTTCACGGAGAAGGACGGCGAAAACGCCGACTTCGAGGTGGTGGCTGAACCGGGGCGAGCCCACCAGGCCGTCGTCGACGACTTCATTGCGGCCGTCCGCGGTGGCGAGACCGTGTGGGGAAGCCACGACGGTTCGCTTGCCCTCAGCCGCGCGCTGGTCCTTGATGCCTGCTACAAATCCGCCCTCGAACAACGTGAAGTGGTGCTCTAA